From Apis cerana isolate GH-2021 linkage group LG10, AcerK_1.0, whole genome shotgun sequence, one genomic window encodes:
- the LOC107992887 gene encoding tumor protein D53 homolog isoform X1, producing MKTDMPDIKQGEVKIENRREPSKQGSRSRVCQEHDEQDCLSENEHEFESLEYEEDVYYSNLTATPSFDDIDELSDDVDEIVVHCWRDSNGDIDEIVVDDANLSVETQFLTNDAEDGATNRDQKKKKKSVRVIFQDFSKPYLAKISNSQNYKKFLELVKGEDASLHSAGYISPTSDNVVNELQGLSLEEQNRQKAEWSAELAKVEEEIQTLRHVLANKIRVSQDLKRKLGISVWKEITDDMNQGLKNVKESQVYQNVGEKLGQITKAVTDNSLFQKTESVFKTTAEKTTSILGGFGSGLSMKLGQMRNSDSFRSLEERVGSAYENMKTKVVPSRSNSMQSFNEMLRDTDSLRSAPTATSPTIPEDKLLS from the exons ATGAAAACCGATATGCCGGACATTAAGCAAGGAGaggtaaaaattgaaaatcgtcGCGAACCATCGAAACAAGGTTCGAGATCGAGAGTGTGTCAGGAGCATGACGAACAGGACTGTCTAAGTGAAAATGAACACGAGTTCGAATCGCTGGAGTATGAGGAGGatgtatattattcgaatttaacaGCAACACCGAGTTTCGATGACATTGATGAGCTCAGTGACGACGTGGATGAAATCGTTGTCCATTGTTGGCGGGATTCGAACGGTGATATAGACGAGATCGTGGTGGACGATGCAAATTTGTCGGTAGAGACGCAGTTTTTGACGAATGATGCCGAGGACGGCGCAACTAATCGAGaccagaagaagaaaaagaaatcagtTCGAGTAATATTCCAGGATTTTTCGAAACCGTACTTGGCCAAAATTAGCAACAGTCAAAATTACAAGAAGTTCCTCGAATTGGTAAAAG gAGAAGACGCCAGTCTCCATTCAGCTGGTTACATTTCGCCAACGTCAGATAACGTGGTGAACGAATTGCAAGGACTTTCTTTGGAAGAACAAAATCGTCAAAAGGCGGAATGGAGTGCAGAATTAGCCAAA GTGGAGGAAGAGATTCAAACCCTGAGGCACGTGCTGGCGAACAAGATCAGAGTCTCTCAAGATTTGAAGAGGAAACTGGGTATCAGCGTTTGGAAGGAGATCACTGATGATATGAATCAAGGGTTGAAAAACGTTAAGGAGAGTCAAGT TTATCAGAACGTCGGCGAGAAACTCGGTCAGATCACCAAGGCAGTCACCGACAACAGTTT ATTCCAGAAGACGGAGTCTGTGTTCAAGACAACAGCTGAGAAGACGACCAGCATTCTTGGCGGTTTCGGTAGTGGATTATCCATGAAGCTTGGCCAGATGCGTAATTCAGACAGTTTTCGTTCATTGGAGGAACGAGTTGGATCTGCCTATGAGAACATGAAG ACAAAAGTTGTGCCTTCAAGATCCAATTCGATGCAGAGTTTCAACGAGATGCTTCGAGACACCGATTCGTTACGTTCTGCACCAACAGCAACTAGCCCGACTATTCCTGAAGATAAACTTCTGTCTTAG
- the LOC107992887 gene encoding tumor protein D54 isoform X4: MSNVPTGEDASLHSAGYISPTSDNVVNELQGLSLEEQNRQKAEWSAELAKVEEEIQTLRHVLANKIRVSQDLKRKLGISVWKEITDDMNQGLKNVKESQVYQNVGEKLGQITKAVTDNSLFQKTESVFKTTAEKTTSILGGFGSGLSMKLGQMRNSDSFRSLEERVGSAYENMKTKVVPSRSNSMQSFNEMLRDTDSLRSAPTATSPTIPEDKLLS, translated from the exons ATGAGCAACGTACCAACAG gAGAAGACGCCAGTCTCCATTCAGCTGGTTACATTTCGCCAACGTCAGATAACGTGGTGAACGAATTGCAAGGACTTTCTTTGGAAGAACAAAATCGTCAAAAGGCGGAATGGAGTGCAGAATTAGCCAAA GTGGAGGAAGAGATTCAAACCCTGAGGCACGTGCTGGCGAACAAGATCAGAGTCTCTCAAGATTTGAAGAGGAAACTGGGTATCAGCGTTTGGAAGGAGATCACTGATGATATGAATCAAGGGTTGAAAAACGTTAAGGAGAGTCAAGT TTATCAGAACGTCGGCGAGAAACTCGGTCAGATCACCAAGGCAGTCACCGACAACAGTTT ATTCCAGAAGACGGAGTCTGTGTTCAAGACAACAGCTGAGAAGACGACCAGCATTCTTGGCGGTTTCGGTAGTGGATTATCCATGAAGCTTGGCCAGATGCGTAATTCAGACAGTTTTCGTTCATTGGAGGAACGAGTTGGATCTGCCTATGAGAACATGAAG ACAAAAGTTGTGCCTTCAAGATCCAATTCGATGCAGAGTTTCAACGAGATGCTTCGAGACACCGATTCGTTACGTTCTGCACCAACAGCAACTAGCCCGACTATTCCTGAAGATAAACTTCTGTCTTAG
- the LOC107992887 gene encoding tumor protein D53 homolog isoform X2 produces the protein MKTDMPDIKQGEVKIENRREPSKQGSRSRVCQEHDEQDCLSENEHEFESLEYEEDVYYSNLTATPSFDDIDELSDDVDEIVVHCWRDSNGDIDEIVVDDANLSVETQFLTNDAEDGATNRDQKKKKKSVRVIFQDFSKPYLAKISNSQNYKKFLELVKGEDASLHSAGYISPTSDNVVNELQGLSLEEQNRQKAEWSAELAKVEEEIQTLRHVLANKIRVSQDLKRKLGISVWKEITDDMNQGLKNVKESQVFQKTESVFKTTAEKTTSILGGFGSGLSMKLGQMRNSDSFRSLEERVGSAYENMKTKVVPSRSNSMQSFNEMLRDTDSLRSAPTATSPTIPEDKLLS, from the exons ATGAAAACCGATATGCCGGACATTAAGCAAGGAGaggtaaaaattgaaaatcgtcGCGAACCATCGAAACAAGGTTCGAGATCGAGAGTGTGTCAGGAGCATGACGAACAGGACTGTCTAAGTGAAAATGAACACGAGTTCGAATCGCTGGAGTATGAGGAGGatgtatattattcgaatttaacaGCAACACCGAGTTTCGATGACATTGATGAGCTCAGTGACGACGTGGATGAAATCGTTGTCCATTGTTGGCGGGATTCGAACGGTGATATAGACGAGATCGTGGTGGACGATGCAAATTTGTCGGTAGAGACGCAGTTTTTGACGAATGATGCCGAGGACGGCGCAACTAATCGAGaccagaagaagaaaaagaaatcagtTCGAGTAATATTCCAGGATTTTTCGAAACCGTACTTGGCCAAAATTAGCAACAGTCAAAATTACAAGAAGTTCCTCGAATTGGTAAAAG gAGAAGACGCCAGTCTCCATTCAGCTGGTTACATTTCGCCAACGTCAGATAACGTGGTGAACGAATTGCAAGGACTTTCTTTGGAAGAACAAAATCGTCAAAAGGCGGAATGGAGTGCAGAATTAGCCAAA GTGGAGGAAGAGATTCAAACCCTGAGGCACGTGCTGGCGAACAAGATCAGAGTCTCTCAAGATTTGAAGAGGAAACTGGGTATCAGCGTTTGGAAGGAGATCACTGATGATATGAATCAAGGGTTGAAAAACGTTAAGGAGAGTCAAGT ATTCCAGAAGACGGAGTCTGTGTTCAAGACAACAGCTGAGAAGACGACCAGCATTCTTGGCGGTTTCGGTAGTGGATTATCCATGAAGCTTGGCCAGATGCGTAATTCAGACAGTTTTCGTTCATTGGAGGAACGAGTTGGATCTGCCTATGAGAACATGAAG ACAAAAGTTGTGCCTTCAAGATCCAATTCGATGCAGAGTTTCAACGAGATGCTTCGAGACACCGATTCGTTACGTTCTGCACCAACAGCAACTAGCCCGACTATTCCTGAAGATAAACTTCTGTCTTAG
- the LOC107992887 gene encoding uncharacterized protein LOC107992887 isoform X3, with translation MKTDMPDIKQGEVKIENRREPSKQGSRSRVCQEHDEQDCLSENEHEFESLEYEEDVYYSNLTATPSFDDIDELSDDVDEIVVHCWRDSNGDIDEIVVDDANLSVETQFLTNDAEDGATNRDQKKKKKSVRVIFQDFSKPYLAKISNSQNYKKFLELVKGEDASLHSAGYISPTSDNVVNELQGLSLEEQNRQKAEWSAELAKVEEEIQTLRHVLANKIRVSQDLKRKLGISVWKEITDDMNQGLKNVKESQVHVEHFSLTFGWVLIQLSERRRETRSDHQGSHRQQFIPEDGVCVQDNS, from the exons ATGAAAACCGATATGCCGGACATTAAGCAAGGAGaggtaaaaattgaaaatcgtcGCGAACCATCGAAACAAGGTTCGAGATCGAGAGTGTGTCAGGAGCATGACGAACAGGACTGTCTAAGTGAAAATGAACACGAGTTCGAATCGCTGGAGTATGAGGAGGatgtatattattcgaatttaacaGCAACACCGAGTTTCGATGACATTGATGAGCTCAGTGACGACGTGGATGAAATCGTTGTCCATTGTTGGCGGGATTCGAACGGTGATATAGACGAGATCGTGGTGGACGATGCAAATTTGTCGGTAGAGACGCAGTTTTTGACGAATGATGCCGAGGACGGCGCAACTAATCGAGaccagaagaagaaaaagaaatcagtTCGAGTAATATTCCAGGATTTTTCGAAACCGTACTTGGCCAAAATTAGCAACAGTCAAAATTACAAGAAGTTCCTCGAATTGGTAAAAG gAGAAGACGCCAGTCTCCATTCAGCTGGTTACATTTCGCCAACGTCAGATAACGTGGTGAACGAATTGCAAGGACTTTCTTTGGAAGAACAAAATCGTCAAAAGGCGGAATGGAGTGCAGAATTAGCCAAA GTGGAGGAAGAGATTCAAACCCTGAGGCACGTGCTGGCGAACAAGATCAGAGTCTCTCAAGATTTGAAGAGGAAACTGGGTATCAGCGTTTGGAAGGAGATCACTGATGATATGAATCAAGGGTTGAAAAACGTTAAGGAGAGTCAAGT ACATGTAGAACACTTTTCTTTGACTTTTGGTTGGGTTCTCATTCAGTTATCAGAACGTCGGCGAGAAACTCGGTCAGATCACCAAGGCAGTCACCGACAACAGTTT ATTCCAGAAGACGGAGTCTGTGTTCAAGACAACAGCTGA
- the LOC107992893 gene encoding oxysterol-binding protein-related protein 2 isoform X3, with product MPVIFNEPLSFLQRVAEYMEYAKLLKQAAQEETPIRRLQYVAAFAVSALASNWERLGKPFNPILGETYELEREDFRIICEQVSHHPPVSAFHAESDEFVFHGTIHPKLKFWGTSIEIHPKGIVTVELPKWKEAYTWQNINCILHNVLVGQLWMEQLGSLEIKQSGGANLKAILSFKSASCNGKDLHRVEGFIMDQEKRKLLFLYGKWTDRVKVCDPSLYEEALEKVKRDAKSPQGSPGHKKVLAKLHSLKVGAFKPSHQDAIDDPSASIDGDETPTIDDIPGSITLWEATPRPSNSSEYYQFTTFAMSLNELTSEMEKVICPTDSRLRPDIRKLENGDQDGAAVEKMRLEEKQRETRKSRKHKKGEEWTPRWFQLAMNPYTNQMDWLYRGDYWDRNYSNIEDIF from the exons ATGCCGGTCATCTTCAACGAACCGCTTTCTTTCCTTCAACGTGTAGCCGAATATATGGAATATGCTAAATTGCTTAAACAAGCAGCGCAAGAAGAAACTCCCATTAGAAGGTTAcag TACGTCGCTGCTTTTGCTGTAAGTGCTTTGGCTTCAAACTGGGAAAGACTTGGCAAACCTTTCAACCCGATACTTGGAGAAACATACGAACTGGAACGTGAAGATTTCCG AATAATTTGCGAACAAGTATCACATCACCCACCGGTATCCGCGTTCCATGCAGAAAGTGATGAATTTGTATTCCACGGCACCATACAtccgaaattgaaattctggGGCACATCTATAGAGATTCATCCGAAAGGCATTGTCACTGTCGAACTtccaaa ATGGAAGGAAGCATACACTTGGCAAAACATCAACTGTATACTGCATAACGTGCTCGTGGGTCAATTATGGATGGAACAGCTCGGTTCCTTGGAGATCAAACAAAGTGGTGGAGCGAACTTGAAGGCAATCCTCTCCTTTAAGAGTGCCAGTTGCAATGGAAAGGATCTTCATCGTGTCGAAGGCTTTATAATGGATCAAGA AAAGAGAAAACTTCTATTTCTTTATGGAAAATGGACAGATAGAGTAAAGGTGTGCGATCCTTCCTTGTATGAGGAAGCGTTGGAGAAGGTGAAACGTGATGCGAAGAGTCCTCAGGGTAGTCCTGGTCACAAGAAGGTTCTTGCAAAACTGCACAGCCTCAAGGTTGGAGCTTTTAAACCTTCTCATCAG GATGCAATTGATGATCCATCAGCAAGTATAGACGGAGATGAAACTCCAACGATCGATGACATTCCTGGATCAATTACTCTTTGGGAAGCTACTCCGAGACCATCTAATAGTTcagaa TATTATCAATTCACAACATTTGCAATGTCGTTAAATGAATTGACATCGGAAATGGAAAAAGTGATATGTCCGACAGATTCGAGATTAAGACCGGATATTAGGAAATTGGAAAATGGTGATCAAGATGGAGCTGCAGTTGAAAAGATGAGGCTTGAAGAAAAACAACGGGAAACGCGTAAATCTCGAAAGcataaaaaaggagaagaatggACACCtag GTGGTTCCAATTAGCTATGAATCCATACACAAATCAAATGGATTGGTTATATCGTGGAGATTATTGGGATCGTAACTACAGCAACatagaagatatattttaa
- the LOC107992893 gene encoding oxysterol-binding protein-related protein 2 isoform X1, translating to MMANEKTQRPYRTTLPVPGHSEVNLCSVLSLGKDLSKITMPVIFNEPLSFLQRVAEYMEYAKLLKQAAQEETPIRRLQYVAAFAVSALASNWERLGKPFNPILGETYELEREDFRIICEQVSHHPPVSAFHAESDEFVFHGTIHPKLKFWGTSIEIHPKGIVTVELPKWKEAYTWQNINCILHNVLVGQLWMEQLGSLEIKQSGGANLKAILSFKSASCNGKDLHRVEGFIMDQEKRKLLFLYGKWTDRVKVCDPSLYEEALEKVKRDAKSPQGSPGHKKVLAKLHSLKVGAFKPSHQDAIDDPSASIDGDETPTIDDIPGSITLWEATPRPSNSSEYYQFTTFAMSLNELTSEMEKVICPTDSRLRPDIRKLENGDQDGAAVEKMRLEEKQRETRKSRKHKKGEEWTPRWFQLAMNPYTNQMDWLYRGDYWDRNYSNIEDIF from the exons ATGATGGCCAACGAAAAGACACAGAGACCGTACAG aacaACGTTACCAGTGCCAGGTCATTCGGAAGTAAATCTATGCTCGGTGTTATCACTGGGCAAAGATCTTAGCAAGATCACTATGCCGGTCATCTTCAACGAACCGCTTTCTTTCCTTCAACGTGTAGCCGAATATATGGAATATGCTAAATTGCTTAAACAAGCAGCGCAAGAAGAAACTCCCATTAGAAGGTTAcag TACGTCGCTGCTTTTGCTGTAAGTGCTTTGGCTTCAAACTGGGAAAGACTTGGCAAACCTTTCAACCCGATACTTGGAGAAACATACGAACTGGAACGTGAAGATTTCCG AATAATTTGCGAACAAGTATCACATCACCCACCGGTATCCGCGTTCCATGCAGAAAGTGATGAATTTGTATTCCACGGCACCATACAtccgaaattgaaattctggGGCACATCTATAGAGATTCATCCGAAAGGCATTGTCACTGTCGAACTtccaaa ATGGAAGGAAGCATACACTTGGCAAAACATCAACTGTATACTGCATAACGTGCTCGTGGGTCAATTATGGATGGAACAGCTCGGTTCCTTGGAGATCAAACAAAGTGGTGGAGCGAACTTGAAGGCAATCCTCTCCTTTAAGAGTGCCAGTTGCAATGGAAAGGATCTTCATCGTGTCGAAGGCTTTATAATGGATCAAGA AAAGAGAAAACTTCTATTTCTTTATGGAAAATGGACAGATAGAGTAAAGGTGTGCGATCCTTCCTTGTATGAGGAAGCGTTGGAGAAGGTGAAACGTGATGCGAAGAGTCCTCAGGGTAGTCCTGGTCACAAGAAGGTTCTTGCAAAACTGCACAGCCTCAAGGTTGGAGCTTTTAAACCTTCTCATCAG GATGCAATTGATGATCCATCAGCAAGTATAGACGGAGATGAAACTCCAACGATCGATGACATTCCTGGATCAATTACTCTTTGGGAAGCTACTCCGAGACCATCTAATAGTTcagaa TATTATCAATTCACAACATTTGCAATGTCGTTAAATGAATTGACATCGGAAATGGAAAAAGTGATATGTCCGACAGATTCGAGATTAAGACCGGATATTAGGAAATTGGAAAATGGTGATCAAGATGGAGCTGCAGTTGAAAAGATGAGGCTTGAAGAAAAACAACGGGAAACGCGTAAATCTCGAAAGcataaaaaaggagaagaatggACACCtag GTGGTTCCAATTAGCTATGAATCCATACACAAATCAAATGGATTGGTTATATCGTGGAGATTATTGGGATCGTAACTACAGCAACatagaagatatattttaa
- the LOC107992893 gene encoding oxysterol-binding protein-related protein 2 isoform X2: MIIGWVVEKTTLPVPGHSEVNLCSVLSLGKDLSKITMPVIFNEPLSFLQRVAEYMEYAKLLKQAAQEETPIRRLQYVAAFAVSALASNWERLGKPFNPILGETYELEREDFRIICEQVSHHPPVSAFHAESDEFVFHGTIHPKLKFWGTSIEIHPKGIVTVELPKWKEAYTWQNINCILHNVLVGQLWMEQLGSLEIKQSGGANLKAILSFKSASCNGKDLHRVEGFIMDQEKRKLLFLYGKWTDRVKVCDPSLYEEALEKVKRDAKSPQGSPGHKKVLAKLHSLKVGAFKPSHQDAIDDPSASIDGDETPTIDDIPGSITLWEATPRPSNSSEYYQFTTFAMSLNELTSEMEKVICPTDSRLRPDIRKLENGDQDGAAVEKMRLEEKQRETRKSRKHKKGEEWTPRWFQLAMNPYTNQMDWLYRGDYWDRNYSNIEDIF; encoded by the exons ATGATTATTGGTTGGGTAGTTGAAAA aacaACGTTACCAGTGCCAGGTCATTCGGAAGTAAATCTATGCTCGGTGTTATCACTGGGCAAAGATCTTAGCAAGATCACTATGCCGGTCATCTTCAACGAACCGCTTTCTTTCCTTCAACGTGTAGCCGAATATATGGAATATGCTAAATTGCTTAAACAAGCAGCGCAAGAAGAAACTCCCATTAGAAGGTTAcag TACGTCGCTGCTTTTGCTGTAAGTGCTTTGGCTTCAAACTGGGAAAGACTTGGCAAACCTTTCAACCCGATACTTGGAGAAACATACGAACTGGAACGTGAAGATTTCCG AATAATTTGCGAACAAGTATCACATCACCCACCGGTATCCGCGTTCCATGCAGAAAGTGATGAATTTGTATTCCACGGCACCATACAtccgaaattgaaattctggGGCACATCTATAGAGATTCATCCGAAAGGCATTGTCACTGTCGAACTtccaaa ATGGAAGGAAGCATACACTTGGCAAAACATCAACTGTATACTGCATAACGTGCTCGTGGGTCAATTATGGATGGAACAGCTCGGTTCCTTGGAGATCAAACAAAGTGGTGGAGCGAACTTGAAGGCAATCCTCTCCTTTAAGAGTGCCAGTTGCAATGGAAAGGATCTTCATCGTGTCGAAGGCTTTATAATGGATCAAGA AAAGAGAAAACTTCTATTTCTTTATGGAAAATGGACAGATAGAGTAAAGGTGTGCGATCCTTCCTTGTATGAGGAAGCGTTGGAGAAGGTGAAACGTGATGCGAAGAGTCCTCAGGGTAGTCCTGGTCACAAGAAGGTTCTTGCAAAACTGCACAGCCTCAAGGTTGGAGCTTTTAAACCTTCTCATCAG GATGCAATTGATGATCCATCAGCAAGTATAGACGGAGATGAAACTCCAACGATCGATGACATTCCTGGATCAATTACTCTTTGGGAAGCTACTCCGAGACCATCTAATAGTTcagaa TATTATCAATTCACAACATTTGCAATGTCGTTAAATGAATTGACATCGGAAATGGAAAAAGTGATATGTCCGACAGATTCGAGATTAAGACCGGATATTAGGAAATTGGAAAATGGTGATCAAGATGGAGCTGCAGTTGAAAAGATGAGGCTTGAAGAAAAACAACGGGAAACGCGTAAATCTCGAAAGcataaaaaaggagaagaatggACACCtag GTGGTTCCAATTAGCTATGAATCCATACACAAATCAAATGGATTGGTTATATCGTGGAGATTATTGGGATCGTAACTACAGCAACatagaagatatattttaa